In Pieris napi chromosome 8, ilPieNapi1.2, whole genome shotgun sequence, the genomic stretch GATTTTTGTGCCATATTATACCAGTTTCGaggagtgttggcctagtggcttcagcgtgcgactctcatatctaaagtcgtaggttcgatccccggctgtgcactaattgacattctttatatgtgcgcatttaacatttgctcgaacggtgaaggaaaacatcgtgaggaaactcacctacttgcctattagatttaaaaatgatcatgaaacagattcagaaatttgaggccaagactaaagaggttgtagcgtcacagttttttttataccagttttttactaaagatccAGTAATAAATGTAGCAATTACTCCGTCTAGACGAAAAACAGGGTCTCTGACTCTAAATACATCTGAATAGTTAAGCGCGCCCGACGGCAAAGACTACAATTTATCAATTACCGTGAGACAATAAGCAATTTTCTTGTATCTAGAGCGTCCTTCCTAAATTACTTCTTACATAACAAAAGTTATATTGATGATTCACAGCGCGTTTTCACTTTTATGGACGCATTTTACAAATCAAGACGAATATTACACACCCACATACGgatgtttatttttctattacatattatttgttcattctaattagatatttaaaacCCTTACAAATTTACCCAAAGCAAATAAACGCACaatttgcattaaaaaatacggttgtattaatttatacgtaatgttatttatataaacgaaAACATCAATTATTGAAAGAATGTAATAACTTTTGATATAGATATGTTATGCGGCACACATTTCTGAATGTCTTTAAATAAGTTTGTAAAGACAGGTGATCACTCTTTTTCCTTCCCAATAAAATCAACAATATTCTGCTGGCAATAACCCTGGTTATTGCCAGCAGTATTATCTTCGTGCTATACGTATAAATTAGGTCAAGCTTTTTTGTTTgacacttattttatttttttatagtttcaaGCGATTGggtattaagtaaataaaatcacagccaataaaaaatgtgatttTCATGTTATTAGTCAGTTAAACTCAATATTCTTTACTTGAATAACCTCACAAGCGTTAGACAAGACGAAGTGTAATACTACTAGTGTTGCAATTGTAAAAGTATAGGATATCAGAATTATTCTACAAGTATATAGACCACTAACTTGCTCCCTTGTGATAGTACATTGATAAACACTTCCTCACACAAAACttttacgttatttttttttattttttggcaCATTACAACGCTTTATTACACTATATTACGTTTACGTATGATTTTTGTATGCTTCAAAATCTTAAATATCACCTAATACCCTGATCTGCCTAAAATATTGGGTCAAATGTTCATCGAATTCGTGTTGATGAGCATTCTTTAATACGTGCAATTATACAATGtcgaataaatattaagaaataaaatctaGATTAACGAATCATAATTAGTTTCGAAATCAttcctaattaaaaaaacaaaaagattacgtaaagttttataaaatttgagaaacaaataaattgtcatgcaaaaacttaattatttcttacatACCTAAATGACCGACTTTCTAGTGGTgattaagaatttttaaacatCGCAAGTTACTACAACTTTACTGAAAACCTTGAAGCATGTTTTGTAAATTACGGAAATGTCTATAACCAATTTTGAAAGATTGAAAATCGATTCTAGTTCATACAATTAATTGCGAAAAACTAGTTAACAATATAGTTCTAGCCGAATGGTCAGTTTTTAGTGCTAAAAGCACaatcgttttattattattttgatttccAGTAATGGCGTCTCCATTTCTTTGTGTTAAAGTACTTATTTTAAcaatgcaatttttttctaactTTGTCACTCATTTATTTCTACCAATTGCGATTCCAAGTCATTTTAACACAGGTATGCTTTTATCGAGTTCCATCACAATGAAATAAGtagattaattaatacatctgatgtgtttaaataaatacagtgtCAATCAAAATGTAATCATAATTAAAGTGTGCTCTAAGAATGAAGTCTATTATTCAATACCACATCCGGTTCGGCAAAAAAATGCTCCACTTCGTGAAcctattctttttaaaagtAACTCTTTTCATTACAGTGAAGCAACTTTTATATAATCGTAGTTAAATGGTTTTATACATAAACTATAaaccttaaattaaataatgcggttacttaatttaagtgaaaacacataaaacaataacacAAATAACACGAATACCGAACACAGTCAAACAAACGACAACggtgatttttaaataataggttaaaaaacacattacaTAGCAAGTAAAAcagttaataataacaaaacttttTTACAGAGGGGCAGAAGTATGCTCACACAAATAAAAGTTTAGGTGTCTCTTGGAGAGAGATATGCTCTACTGTTTCGTCATCACCAAATAGCGATGATGAGGGCGctttagtaaagcaaagtacatatttgaaaaaataaattacataatggGAGCAGTTTGCTGTGTAAACACTATAtcaagaaatgtatatgattTCGTATAAAACCTTCCTTTAGCATGTACAAAGTGTAAAGCATCAGCTTGTTTctattttttgttctattaatattaatttatgtttatacatCATTTATTAACTTTCACTTAATATAACATAGTGTCGCTAATATAAAAACCAGTATCCGCTCCTACTTCCGTGAATGGTAATAATTGTGATCGAAATTCTATTCAAGCATATTTAGCCAATTTTAGTGTTGGCATGGTCGTTCATTGACTTTTTAAATagtctttttaatataacggGGGCAGGACCATATACATTGTGCGAGagagctcgcaagtgcgttgccggccttaaattttttttattcctactAATTTAACTCGTTTGATCCTACCCTACATTCTCAATGTAAGCATAGAAACATCATTTACAACAACATCAACACATTAAGTAGACAGATTATAAATTAGTACCAAAATTTTGTTAGATGAAAAGTTTTATACTGTGATCGTAAAACAGATCGCTTCTACATGTGGTCAATCATTTGATTTTTAGTTCAGTTGTATTCAACTGAAAGTATACTTAAAACttattagttttagttttaagtataacaatgattattatagttggtaattttacgaatgggatatatcataaatactactataatactattattaaactaatctTGTTTTTCGTTGGCTATATAGGACTATTGACCGATCAAGCTGGATTCCCGCTGCCACACGTAGGGAACACGGGATTTTAAGTCAAGCAAATCATACAGGACGGTGGtttgtttattgtaataatgaaACCCATGaatttaaagctttattaaaaatcaattaagtACATTACGTGAGAATTAcgatattacataaatattatgagtTATTATTCAATAGAAATGTTCAGTATGCGCTACAACTACTAATTTAGTTATGGCATATAGTTTAGAATTACAAAGTTGGTATTTAACACATAAACGTTAAATTACACACTCAGACATAAAAAAGTCCTGGAGTGAGCTAATCCAgttgtttttaaacaatatgttaaaaatataagcctttttaataatgtttataaggTGTGAAAGGAAGTATTCattcgttttatttaataattttattagctGACCATACCAcagaaaacttttttttctagTCCTATGATCCATCTTCAAACCCATTTCATAGAATGAACTTTACCTCTGAGTGACTGACTtttgttacaattattatCATCGGcctcaattgtttaaaacaattcaCCACAGCCCATTCATCATTAGGTTAGACTCTATATTCGTCGGTCTCCAGCAAGAATTTAAGgtatagtttaaataatagaaagaAAAACGCTTCATGTTGTAATTTCCCTTAGataataagtaattactaTTAAGTCACTACCGCTCTGACTTATCTAACCTAGTGCAATCTTGATACACATTTTGTTCGCTTTGCGTCGAACACTTTTACTCTCGATTGCGAACTGTCGGGCACGTGAGTATTTCTAGATGTTGTAACGAACTTTCAATTTTGATGAttgcaaaaacaaatatatataagttagtaattgcttaattattttatttatttccactcCACATGTTAGCAGAAGAATAAACACGTTAATAAATGCATAGGCTAAATTTATCATCCTTATCGCTTGATTCCAGGCAATCCGCGCTAATGGAAGGAATTCCAAGAAAAACAAGAGAagtaaagcgggccatagacggaccgcatgttgcagtcaagaccgactgcaatatgcggtttcCTTAGGAACTGCTCgcgcggtccgtgtattgcggatatgaatttagtatggaaactgcagatcagACAATTTAGTATggcgaccgcatattgcagtcggtcttgactgcaacatgcggtccgtcatGGCCCGCTTAAACGTAATAatggtaaaaacaaaatataaagtctgcttttatttaccGTTATGTAAGCTAGAAAATATCTTTGTGTTGTCGATAATTTTCGCCGGTAATACTACTACCGAGGagtattaacaaaatttaacactGACAAATTAAGACTTTGAGCCGTTACTTTCAGTCTATACGTTGTGCTGTCCatgattcatttatttaaatttgtcattGTCGTTGATTTAACTTTCAACGTAAATAcagtgaaaaataaaaatcaaacttAGATTGAGCACTTTATTCGAATAAAGGGTGAAAAATATAGGGGATGAATAAGGGACCAATGGGGTACTTCGTTATCGGAGCTCGTCGTTTACCAGTAAGGTCCAACGTAGCCAGGGGCGATCAGGCGTCCGCCGACAGCATCGTTGATAACGGTAGGACCGGCAACTAAAGTCTAGATAACATTTGACTgattataaatctatatacctactagctgaccggcaaacgttgttttgccatgtatattatttctagttattctaatatttttttagttcagtgaaaattaggggttatatgtatttttgtatgctgtatcatgaaaaaataaaaacaaaaaaagtttctaaagatttaaaaacaaaatttttggggtggacagtGGACACTCCTTATGACTTAGAGggttgaaagatagtagccgattctcagacctactgaatatgcatataaaatttgcaaaaatcagtcaagccgtttcggaggagtatggtaactaacattgtgacacgagaattttatatataagatataaaattatgaataaaagtatttttccaGTCTTACATTTTTGcacaagtttaaaaaattcaatgatGTCTGGTGCATTTAAATagcaataatataaactaaacaatAAGGTAGCTTATGATTCTATTCAAGTCCTATACAAAAATTGATCCAAACCACAAATAGGTTGGAAATTACGAAAAattgctttaaataaatagtagagATTTTCAAACTATTTGACCTTCAATATTCATTGTACTAAATAacttgtatatgtatattctaAGATTTACCCTAGGTGCAGGGTTAAAGCCGGGCCAGAAGTACTGAGGAGCAGCTGTGGCAAGAGCCAGGCAGCACAGAGCGAAGATAACCTGTAAAATTAAACGGATAAAGGTAAtgcatcttaataaaatgaGACTACTTAAAATATCACAGTATCGGGTTGATGTTTATAGTcaagatatattttactacCATCCACAAACTCATaattacgtatttaaaaaataacttgaattatttataaaaaatgtggtcatcaaaaattattttcaaaaatgttttaattaaaaaaatattaatccaTCACAGCAAAGAATAACGAACAAATCGATTAtaactgaataaattaatacaattaaaaacttgTCCATATTATATACCCATACATAGATGTGGTCaagttaaaatcaaataaataatgcatAGCAACTGGTCCACAGATAATTGTATCATTCAGACAATGTAACTAGGTGTtactagaaatattatttattaattctttaaCAGCCAataatatctactatataaaaataagtcgggttttccttcctgacgctataactccagaacgcacgaaccgatttccacggtttttctttcgttggaaaggtctcgggctccgtgagggcaaagaaaattcagaaaaaatttcaacagaaaagcggaatcaccaaacgaaatgttacataaaacgaagccatctggtggcgaaacggagttcgccgagttggctagttttataataaaacaatacatttatattaaatctatatatgaattaaatagGTAAGCATTGCGACTCtaataatattgaaacatTAAAGGCATTGCATCTTATATGCTACGACattaaaaacgttttttaaatcaataatacgttacatcaataaaatatttaacaataaatattaaatgattgaaatagaaacaatttttaagtgaaattgctttactattaaataaaaaaatatacgtacGAGGAATTTCA encodes the following:
- the LOC125051724 gene encoding uncharacterized protein LOC125051724; its protein translation is MMKFLVIFALCCLALATAAPQYFWPGFNPAPRTLVAGPTVINDAVGGRLIAPGYVGPYW